From Salinirubellus salinus, the proteins below share one genomic window:
- a CDS encoding DUF7312 domain-containing protein, with protein sequence MERDDSSTAGSASDERAEEADGWQFGDRDTTPVETDSASPSDSGFDAEPEAERRGSVAGGTDRRLPVEPEPVSLESAVFVLLGVVVTLAVFAQFVVG encoded by the coding sequence ATGGAACGAGACGACTCCTCGACGGCGGGCTCGGCCTCCGACGAACGGGCCGAGGAGGCCGACGGGTGGCAGTTCGGCGACCGGGACACGACGCCCGTGGAGACCGACTCCGCTTCCCCCTCCGATTCCGGCTTCGACGCCGAACCGGAGGCCGAGCGGCGCGGTTCGGTCGCCGGTGGCACCGACCGCCGACTCCCGGTCGAACCCGAACCCGTGAGCCTCGAGAGCGCGGTGTTCGTCCTCCTCGGCGTCGTCGTGACGCTGGCCGTCTTCGCCCAGTTCGTCGTCGGCTGA